A region from the Cardiocondyla obscurior isolate alpha-2009 linkage group LG26, Cobs3.1, whole genome shotgun sequence genome encodes:
- the LOC139111960 gene encoding RNA-binding protein cabeza isoform X3 gives MTDNQYSNYQQQGYNQYNQQLPTGGQDTSYPPPSTGGSSYNQYSQPPPNASNYGQGGGGGGRYGDRGGYGDRSGSYNSGGGRGGYNKGGYGDRNSSGGDGMVTQEDTIFVSGMDPSISEEEICQHFGAIGIIKHDKRTGKPKVWMYKDKNTGKSKGEATVTYDDQNAARSAISWFDGKDFKGSTIKVQMAQHKSNWQSNRMGGGRGGGGRGRGGGFGGRGGGGDRDDHHRGGGDDRRDGGGRGGDWRCPNPDCGNTNFAWRDQCNLCKSAKPEGLGGYGGGGSSGNGGRGGSSRGSDRGSRGGFRNDRGGRGGGDRGGRGGGFRGGDRGGRGGRGGPMRGGGGRGDRNRDRQRPY, from the exons ATGACGGACAATC AATACTCCAATTACCAGCAACAGGGGTACAACCAGTACAACCAGCAGCTTCCCACCGGTGGTCAGGATACGTCGTATCCACCCCCTTCAACTGGTGGAAGTAGCTACAATCAATACAGTCAGCCACCGCCAAATGCCAGCAACTACG GACAAGGAGGCGGTGGAGGCGGTAGATATGGCGACCGCGGTGGTTACGGAGATCGCTCTGGCAGTTACaa CAGTGGCGGTGGCCGTGGTGGTTATAACAAAG GAGGCTACGGTGACCGTAACAGCAGTGGCGGTGATGGAATGGTTACACAAGAGGATACTATTTTTGTATCCGGCATGGATCCGTCAATCTCCGAGGAAGAGATTTGTCAGCATTTCGGCGCGATTGGCATTATTAAA CATGACAAACGCACAGGCAAGCCGAAAGTCTGGATGTATAAAGACAAGAACACAGGAAAGTCAAAAGGCGAAGCTACCGTCACGTACGACGATCAAAATGCCGCGCGTTCAGCTATTAGTTGGTTCGACGGAAAGGACTTCAAAGGCAGCACGATAAAGGTACAAATGGCCCAACATAAAAGCAACTGGCAGAGTAACCGCATGGGTGGTGGCCGCGGCGGTGGTGGTCGAGGCCGAGGTGGTGGTTTTGGCGGTCGTGGCGGAGGCGGCGATCGTGATGACCATCATCGCGGAGGTGGCGATGATCGTCGTGATGGTGGCGGTCGAGGAGGCGATTGGAG GTGTCCCAATCCTGACTGCGGTAACACAAACTTTGCGTGGCGAGACCAATGTAATCTCTGTAAGAGCGCGAAGCCAGAAGGCCTGGGTGGTTACGGTGGCGGTGGCAGTAGCGGTAATGGTGGCAGAGGAGGCAGTAGCCGAGGTAGCGACCGCGGAAGCCGAGGAGGTTTTAGAAACGACCGAGGAGGACGTGGAGGTGGTGATAGAGGTGGTAGGGGTGGCGGTTTTCGTGGTGGAGATCGAGGCGGACGCGGAGGACGAGGAGGCCCTATGAGAGGAGGCGGCGG CCGAGGCGATAGAAATCGAGATCGCCAACGTCCATACTAA
- the Med24 gene encoding mediator of RNA polymerase II transcription subunit 24: protein MWQKLYNVLTLPMETKVTSKTSSLKALLLRAWRERWTDLQWGINIKTILPRGVSGDVYNLADCILQQALVGPGPNQLVLSYLKHSLSSQLVSYAAVLQRISKYDAFHKPHCIVSLLEFLESIQVGITCRGKPEEDLLAAAVLSIVHWLLQCYLHTLTKAPQSNPLTPQPSELIDKPASILQQMLNSDFLCAMMYLAKYDDKDLYIEVVKKCQEIETLLKTNTQKSVVPIEDSLKKLCNLEIESLCPEKVKMESITHCLQPLFAVQVLLNPSTETTVFVNQLLMVQRLKSYTNARLYCEIIRACLMCLHNVTGTFKESQWGAFTFLKVPHILKELHVANLNGDEKFEYSQDILDAFDLLLQFTPLFDIMDTSCSCNYLECLLNELQKVNLVTEKQAKQIAARREGTTTTSSIPKVIVRAGQTLNGILRTLNADYAKIQEGLLSVLYQVLTGKSFELMLAVATVEGELKTFVTKLIKFNECSKQINEPVPDKTAATRAMLFDVSFLMLCSIVQTYGSDVVLEEGGDSFFEQWVRECMPERNKLKSPQRMLQSVDPARVDALLAQINSPDPDFKSSNLKWHVACQSAMGAVKELLCAWESGVLGAGDVKRALDGLRATACCLPVCAAAWLCAYMSITHQDALLKPMNMVQHFLTPLSGDEMQDNLKDRSSLMFQIIRKMQYDVHPPTQSKTKVLSMSHSIISRQPILEQLESVWQSINQRGWINIQATQSLESLLNTGGSLWFVTNIVKEVLKYRYQEELDQAVDLAFAIFHLDIENCTLDLINHIIPQYLHNSLQSEELVEPQSSILAKLCVYCIFSTLEYNNSNPYRGNNRKRVRRDLDADELDALGVPNKLLRLNETGENVPMFGSQSPQAQNSSNGQKSVVILRDPLMTALNNLFTIFAFLAGRDGEVSQQTHFILQFLRLMVQCGKDRTRVVLQGMPQTLVPCLLKALPELFTTDILLRLYDIQTIIGRKATARDLCMLRNINLKPIK from the exons ATGTGGCAGAAATTGTATAATGTTTTAACATTACCAATGGAGACTAAAGTGACAAGTAAAACCAGCAGCTTGAAGGCTCTCTTGCTGCGAGCTTGGCGAGAACGATGGACTGATTTGCAATGGGGTATTAATATCAAAACT attttacCCAGGGGAGTGAGTGGTGATGTATATAATTTAGCAGATTGTATATTACAACAAGCATTAGTAGGACCAGGACCTAATCAGTTAGTGTTGTCTTATCTGAAGCACTCATTAAGCTCCCAG ttGGTATCATATGCTGCAGTGTTACAAAGAATAAGTAAATATGATGCATTTCACAAGCCTCATTGTATTGTAAGTCTGTTAGAATTCCTGGAGTCTATACAAGTCGGTATTACATGTCGTGGTAAACCTGAGGAGGATCTATTAGCAGCAGCAGTTTTATCTATAGTACACTGGCTTCTACAGTGTTACTTACATACACTAACAAAAGCACCTCAGAGCAATCCTCTCACTCCTCAACCGAGCGAGCTTATAGACAAACCTGCTAGTATTTTACAACAAATGCTGAATTCGGACTTTTTGTGCGCGATGATGTATCTTGCTAAATATGACGATAAAG atttatatatagaaGTGGTAAAGAAATGCCAGGAGATTGAGACATTATTAAAGACAAATACTCAAAAATCTGTGGTACCGATAGAAGATTCATTGAAAAAACTCTGTAATTTGGAGATTGAAAGTCTCTGTCCTGAGAAAGTTAAAATGGAGTCCATTACCCATTGCCTGCAGCCACTTTTTGCCGTTCAAGTATTACTAAATCCTAGTACCGAGACAACGGTGTTCGTTAACCAGCTGCTAATGGTGCAGAGATTAAAGAGCTACACGAACGCGCGGCTTTATTGTGAGATTATTCGTGCCTGTTTAATGTGCCTACATAATGTAACTGGAACGTTCAAGGAATCGCAATGGGGAGCTTTTACGTTTCTAAAGGTTCCTCACATATTAAAGGAATTGCATGTAGCTAATTTAAACG GTGATGAAAAGTTTGAATATTCGCAAGATATTTTGGATGCATTTGATCTGCTCCTCCAGTTCACCCCTTTGTTCGATATAATGGATACCTCGTGCTCCTGCAATTATTTAGAATGCCTGCTGAATGAATTGCAGAAGGTAAATCTTGTAACGGAAAAGCAAGCGAAGCAAATAGCCGCTAGACG GGAAGGAACAACTACAACGTCGTCAATTCCAAAAGTAATTGTACGTGCAGGGCAGACGTTAAATGGAATTTTGAGAACGTTGAATGCTGATTACGCAAAAATCCAGGAGGGTTTATTAAGCGTGCTTTATCAAGTCTTGACCGGGAAAAGCTTTGAATTGATGCTAGCTGTGGCAACCGTCGAAGGAGAACTGAAAACCTTTGTCACGAAACTCATCAAGTTTAATGAATGTAGTAAACAGATTAACGAACCTGTACCTGATAAAACAGCAGCGACGAGAGCAATGTTGTTCGATGTATCGTTTCTTATGTTGTGCTCTATCGTGCAAACATATGGCTCTGAC GTTGTCTTAGAAGAAGGTGGAGATTCGTTTTTCGAGCAGTGGGTGCGGGAATGCATGCCGGAACGAAACAAACTGAAATCGCCACAGCGAATGCTACAGAGTGTCGATCCGGCGAGGGTGGATGCTCTGCTGGCACAGATCAACTCACCGGATCCCGATTTTAAATCGAGCAACTTGAAATGGCATGTCGCATGCCAGTCAGCGATGGGCGCGGTGAAAGAGTTGCTTTGCGCGTGGGAAAGCGGAGTCCTAGGTGCCGGCGACGTCAAACGAGCCCTGGATGGTCTGCGAGCGACGGCCTGCTGTCTGCCGGTCTGTGCCGCAGCTTGGTTGTGTGCGTACATGAGTATTACACACCAGGATGCTTTGTTGAAACCCATGAATATGGTTCAGCATTTTCTCACGCCGTTGTCGGGTGATGAGATGCAAGACAATCTTAAAGacag atctAGTTTAATGTTTCAAATTATCCGGAAGATGCAATACGATGTACACCCGCCCACACAGTCAAAAACAAAGGTTCTTTCGATGTCCCACAg TATTATATCGCGACAACCGATACTGGAACAGTTAGAATCTGTTTGGCAAAGCATAAATCAACGTGGATGGATAAATATACAAGCCACACAGTCATTAGAATCCTTGCTAAACACAGGCGGTTCTTTGTGGTTCGTTACGAATATAGTCAAAGAAGTACTGAAATATCGTTATCAAGAAGAATTGGATCAAGCTGTGGATTTGGCTTTCGCAATTTTCCATCTCGACATAGAAAATTGTACTCTAGATCTCATAAACCACATAATACCACAATACTTGCATAATTCGTTGCA GAGCGAAGAACTTGTAGAACCACAGTCATCCATTCTAGCGAAATTGTGTGTATACTGCATATTCTCCACTTTGGAATACAACAACTCGAATCCGTACAGAGGGAACAATCGTAAACGCGTGCGACGTGATTTAGACGCAGACGAATTAGACGCTCTTGGTGTACCCAATAAGCTTCTGCGATTAAATGAAACGGGCGAAAATGTGCCCATGTTCGGTTCGCAGAGTCCACAGGCACAAAATTCGAGTAACGGGCAAAAATCGGTTGTCATTCTAAGGGATCCACTTATGACGgcgttaaacaatttattcacCATATTCGCTTTTTTAGCCGGTAGAGATGGTGAGGTCTCTCAGCAAACTCATTTCATACTCCAGTTCTTGCGACTTATGGTGCAGTGTGGAAAAGACAGGACTCGCGTTGTGCTGCAGGGAATGCCGCAAACGctg gTACCTTGTCTTCTCAAAGCATTGCCCGAATTGTTCACGACCGATATTCTGCTGAGATTATATGATATACAAACCATAATCGGACGCAAGGCTACCGCGCGAGATTTGTGTATGctgcgaaatattaatttaaaacccataaaataa
- the LOC139111960 gene encoding RNA-binding protein cabeza isoform X1, protein MTDNQYSNYQQQGYNQYNQQLPTGGQDTSYPPPSTGGSSYNQYSQPPPNASNYGSYNNYSSNSGPDYNQSQNQGSYGGQNYGGGGNSGEGGNNYSGSYGNSGNSSGGYNRNSGSYSGGQGGGGGGRYGDRGGYGDRSGSYNSGGGRGGYNKGGYGDRNSSGGDGMVTQEDTIFVSGMDPSISEEEICQHFGAIGIIKHDKRTGKPKVWMYKDKNTGKSKGEATVTYDDQNAARSAISWFDGKDFKGSTIKVQMAQHKSNWQSNRMGGGRGGGGRGRGGGFGGRGGGGDRDDHHRGGGDDRRDGGGRGGDWRCPNPDCGNTNFAWRDQCNLCKSAKPEGLGGYGGGGSSGNGGRGGSSRGSDRGSRGGFRNDRGGRGGGDRGGRGGGFRGGDRGGRGGRGGPMRGGGGRGDRNRDRQRPY, encoded by the exons ATGACGGACAATC AATACTCCAATTACCAGCAACAGGGGTACAACCAGTACAACCAGCAGCTTCCCACCGGTGGTCAGGATACGTCGTATCCACCCCCTTCAACTGGTGGAAGTAGCTACAATCAATACAGTCAGCCACCGCCAAATGCCAGCAACTACGGTAGTTATAACAACTACAGTTCTAACAGTGGTCCAGATTACAATCAGTCACAGAATCAAGGCAGTTACGGCGGCCAAAATTATGGCGGAGGCGGCAATAGCGGAGAGGGCGGTAACAACTATAGCGGAAGCTATGGAAATAGTGGAAATAGTAGCGGAGGATATAATCGCAACTCTGGTTCTTACAGTGGag GACAAGGAGGCGGTGGAGGCGGTAGATATGGCGACCGCGGTGGTTACGGAGATCGCTCTGGCAGTTACaa CAGTGGCGGTGGCCGTGGTGGTTATAACAAAG GAGGCTACGGTGACCGTAACAGCAGTGGCGGTGATGGAATGGTTACACAAGAGGATACTATTTTTGTATCCGGCATGGATCCGTCAATCTCCGAGGAAGAGATTTGTCAGCATTTCGGCGCGATTGGCATTATTAAA CATGACAAACGCACAGGCAAGCCGAAAGTCTGGATGTATAAAGACAAGAACACAGGAAAGTCAAAAGGCGAAGCTACCGTCACGTACGACGATCAAAATGCCGCGCGTTCAGCTATTAGTTGGTTCGACGGAAAGGACTTCAAAGGCAGCACGATAAAGGTACAAATGGCCCAACATAAAAGCAACTGGCAGAGTAACCGCATGGGTGGTGGCCGCGGCGGTGGTGGTCGAGGCCGAGGTGGTGGTTTTGGCGGTCGTGGCGGAGGCGGCGATCGTGATGACCATCATCGCGGAGGTGGCGATGATCGTCGTGATGGTGGCGGTCGAGGAGGCGATTGGAG GTGTCCCAATCCTGACTGCGGTAACACAAACTTTGCGTGGCGAGACCAATGTAATCTCTGTAAGAGCGCGAAGCCAGAAGGCCTGGGTGGTTACGGTGGCGGTGGCAGTAGCGGTAATGGTGGCAGAGGAGGCAGTAGCCGAGGTAGCGACCGCGGAAGCCGAGGAGGTTTTAGAAACGACCGAGGAGGACGTGGAGGTGGTGATAGAGGTGGTAGGGGTGGCGGTTTTCGTGGTGGAGATCGAGGCGGACGCGGAGGACGAGGAGGCCCTATGAGAGGAGGCGGCGG CCGAGGCGATAGAAATCGAGATCGCCAACGTCCATACTAA
- the LOC139111960 gene encoding RNA-binding protein cabeza isoform X4, with amino-acid sequence MTDNQYSNYQQQGYNQYNQQLPTGGQDTSYPPPSTGGSSYNQYSQPPPNASNYGQGGGGGGRYGDRGGYGDRSGSYNGGGRGGYNKGGYGDRNSSGGDGMVTQEDTIFVSGMDPSISEEEICQHFGAIGIIKHDKRTGKPKVWMYKDKNTGKSKGEATVTYDDQNAARSAISWFDGKDFKGSTIKVQMAQHKSNWQSNRMGGGRGGGGRGRGGGFGGRGGGGDRDDHHRGGGDDRRDGGGRGGDWRCPNPDCGNTNFAWRDQCNLCKSAKPEGLGGYGGGGSSGNGGRGGSSRGSDRGSRGGFRNDRGGRGGGDRGGRGGGFRGGDRGGRGGRGGPMRGGGGRGDRNRDRQRPY; translated from the exons ATGACGGACAATC AATACTCCAATTACCAGCAACAGGGGTACAACCAGTACAACCAGCAGCTTCCCACCGGTGGTCAGGATACGTCGTATCCACCCCCTTCAACTGGTGGAAGTAGCTACAATCAATACAGTCAGCCACCGCCAAATGCCAGCAACTACG GACAAGGAGGCGGTGGAGGCGGTAGATATGGCGACCGCGGTGGTTACGGAGATCGCTCTGGCAGTTACaa TGGCGGTGGCCGTGGTGGTTATAACAAAG GAGGCTACGGTGACCGTAACAGCAGTGGCGGTGATGGAATGGTTACACAAGAGGATACTATTTTTGTATCCGGCATGGATCCGTCAATCTCCGAGGAAGAGATTTGTCAGCATTTCGGCGCGATTGGCATTATTAAA CATGACAAACGCACAGGCAAGCCGAAAGTCTGGATGTATAAAGACAAGAACACAGGAAAGTCAAAAGGCGAAGCTACCGTCACGTACGACGATCAAAATGCCGCGCGTTCAGCTATTAGTTGGTTCGACGGAAAGGACTTCAAAGGCAGCACGATAAAGGTACAAATGGCCCAACATAAAAGCAACTGGCAGAGTAACCGCATGGGTGGTGGCCGCGGCGGTGGTGGTCGAGGCCGAGGTGGTGGTTTTGGCGGTCGTGGCGGAGGCGGCGATCGTGATGACCATCATCGCGGAGGTGGCGATGATCGTCGTGATGGTGGCGGTCGAGGAGGCGATTGGAG GTGTCCCAATCCTGACTGCGGTAACACAAACTTTGCGTGGCGAGACCAATGTAATCTCTGTAAGAGCGCGAAGCCAGAAGGCCTGGGTGGTTACGGTGGCGGTGGCAGTAGCGGTAATGGTGGCAGAGGAGGCAGTAGCCGAGGTAGCGACCGCGGAAGCCGAGGAGGTTTTAGAAACGACCGAGGAGGACGTGGAGGTGGTGATAGAGGTGGTAGGGGTGGCGGTTTTCGTGGTGGAGATCGAGGCGGACGCGGAGGACGAGGAGGCCCTATGAGAGGAGGCGGCGG CCGAGGCGATAGAAATCGAGATCGCCAACGTCCATACTAA
- the LOC139111960 gene encoding RNA-binding protein cabeza isoform X2: protein MTDNQYSNYQQQGYNQYNQQLPTGGQDTSYPPPSTGGSSYNQYSQPPPNASNYGSYNNYSSNSGPDYNQSQNQGSYGGQNYGGGGNSGEGGNNYSGSYGNSGNSSGGYNRNSGSYSGGQGGGGGGRYGDRGGYGDRSGSYNGGGRGGYNKGGYGDRNSSGGDGMVTQEDTIFVSGMDPSISEEEICQHFGAIGIIKHDKRTGKPKVWMYKDKNTGKSKGEATVTYDDQNAARSAISWFDGKDFKGSTIKVQMAQHKSNWQSNRMGGGRGGGGRGRGGGFGGRGGGGDRDDHHRGGGDDRRDGGGRGGDWRCPNPDCGNTNFAWRDQCNLCKSAKPEGLGGYGGGGSSGNGGRGGSSRGSDRGSRGGFRNDRGGRGGGDRGGRGGGFRGGDRGGRGGRGGPMRGGGGRGDRNRDRQRPY from the exons ATGACGGACAATC AATACTCCAATTACCAGCAACAGGGGTACAACCAGTACAACCAGCAGCTTCCCACCGGTGGTCAGGATACGTCGTATCCACCCCCTTCAACTGGTGGAAGTAGCTACAATCAATACAGTCAGCCACCGCCAAATGCCAGCAACTACGGTAGTTATAACAACTACAGTTCTAACAGTGGTCCAGATTACAATCAGTCACAGAATCAAGGCAGTTACGGCGGCCAAAATTATGGCGGAGGCGGCAATAGCGGAGAGGGCGGTAACAACTATAGCGGAAGCTATGGAAATAGTGGAAATAGTAGCGGAGGATATAATCGCAACTCTGGTTCTTACAGTGGag GACAAGGAGGCGGTGGAGGCGGTAGATATGGCGACCGCGGTGGTTACGGAGATCGCTCTGGCAGTTACaa TGGCGGTGGCCGTGGTGGTTATAACAAAG GAGGCTACGGTGACCGTAACAGCAGTGGCGGTGATGGAATGGTTACACAAGAGGATACTATTTTTGTATCCGGCATGGATCCGTCAATCTCCGAGGAAGAGATTTGTCAGCATTTCGGCGCGATTGGCATTATTAAA CATGACAAACGCACAGGCAAGCCGAAAGTCTGGATGTATAAAGACAAGAACACAGGAAAGTCAAAAGGCGAAGCTACCGTCACGTACGACGATCAAAATGCCGCGCGTTCAGCTATTAGTTGGTTCGACGGAAAGGACTTCAAAGGCAGCACGATAAAGGTACAAATGGCCCAACATAAAAGCAACTGGCAGAGTAACCGCATGGGTGGTGGCCGCGGCGGTGGTGGTCGAGGCCGAGGTGGTGGTTTTGGCGGTCGTGGCGGAGGCGGCGATCGTGATGACCATCATCGCGGAGGTGGCGATGATCGTCGTGATGGTGGCGGTCGAGGAGGCGATTGGAG GTGTCCCAATCCTGACTGCGGTAACACAAACTTTGCGTGGCGAGACCAATGTAATCTCTGTAAGAGCGCGAAGCCAGAAGGCCTGGGTGGTTACGGTGGCGGTGGCAGTAGCGGTAATGGTGGCAGAGGAGGCAGTAGCCGAGGTAGCGACCGCGGAAGCCGAGGAGGTTTTAGAAACGACCGAGGAGGACGTGGAGGTGGTGATAGAGGTGGTAGGGGTGGCGGTTTTCGTGGTGGAGATCGAGGCGGACGCGGAGGACGAGGAGGCCCTATGAGAGGAGGCGGCGG CCGAGGCGATAGAAATCGAGATCGCCAACGTCCATACTAA